In the Diprion similis isolate iyDipSimi1 chromosome 2, iyDipSimi1.1, whole genome shotgun sequence genome, one interval contains:
- the LOC124416590 gene encoding putative aminopeptidase W07G4.4, whose amino-acid sequence MAVESRWMPCQLKIEVNLCSCDYDGIILVSGSAPGFDEPEPFKTVLYCAAQIDSALGIIGAVLPINLPAKRLIYSPTGPLNMDYHDVRSFAEAATEGVKRALKAGVRCPLLVLLPDIRFDNVELVTLLGALEGLYVPLEVREICPDRCYKACQLAVWSPICSKKLQGIVKLASALESGRYVARDIGGADPERMAPPRVEEYIAELFCGSNVSVQVICDQDTLLQEYPLFACVNRAASVIPRHAGRIVFLTYEPPNPACVLETLLFVGKGVTYDTGGTDIKFGGSMSGMSRDKCGAAACAGFMQVVNLLQPPTVKVVAALCVVRNSVGENSYVADEVITAKSGVRVRVGNTDAEGRMAMADALCHIKEMALCSVNPHIFTVATLTGHAVLSAGKGYSIAMDNAVSRLVSNAEKLQASGDTMGDPFEISRLRREDFQSHEGRAEGDDVLQAENKPSSQLERGHQGPGAFLIMTSGLDKHGTASEKPLKYTHLDVAASAGALPSHSTGAPILALAKQFLFDSLEDESDNGVDPKSPEK is encoded by the exons ATGGATGCCCTGTCAGCTAAAGATCGAGGTAAATCTCTGCAGCTGCGACTACGACGGCATCATCCTAGTCTCAGGAAGCGCCCCGGGCTTCGACGAGCCGGAGCCCTTCAAGACTGTTCTCTACTGTGCAGCCCAGATCGACTCAGCCCTGGGGATTATCGGTGCCGTGCTGCCAATCAACCTTCCAGCGAAACGGCTGATCTACAGTCCGACGGGTCCACTCAACATGGACTACCATGACGTAAGAAGTTTCGCCGAGGCTGCTACCGAGGGGGTCAAAAG AGCCCTGAAAGCTGGCGTGCGATGTCCTCTCCTTGTATTGCTCCCGGATATCCGTTTCGACAACGTGGAACTTGTCACACTCCTTGGAGCCTTGGAAGGCCTGTACGTG CCCTTGGAAGTACGAGAAATATGCCCCGACAGGTGCTACAAGGCGTGTCAGTTGGCCGTTTGGAGTCCAATATGCAGTAAAAAGCTCCAGGGTATCGTCAAGTTGGCGTCTGCATTGGAGAGCGGAAGATACGTTGCAAGAGATATCG GTGGCGCAGATCCGGAGCGCATGGCACCGCCGAGGGTGGAGGAATACATAGCCGAGCTCTTCTGCGGGTCCAACGTATCAGTCCAAGTAATATGCGACCAGGATACCCTGCTCCAGGAATACCCTCTGTTTGCATGTGTGAACAGAGCAGCTTCAGTGATTCCCAGACACGCTGGCAGAATCGTATTCCTGACCTACGAGCCACCGAATCCCGCCTGTGTCTTGGAGACGCTTCTGTTCGTCGGCAAAGGGGTCACCTACGACACCGGAGGTACGGACATCAAATTCGGCGGTTCTATGTCTGGCATGTCAAGAGATAAATGCGGAGCAGCTGCGTGTGCAGGTTTTATGCAG GTTGTAAATCTGCTCCAACCACCGACGGTGAAGGTCGTCGCTGCTCTTTGCGTCGTCAGGAATAGTGTCGGTGAAAATTCTTACGTAGCTGACGAAGTCATTACCGCAAAATCCGGGGTAAGAGTTCGTGTAGGAAACACAGATGCTGAAGGACGCATGGCAATGGCTGACGCACTCTGCCACATCAAAGAAATGGCTCTGTGCTCCGTCAATCCACACATTTTCACCGTCGCCACCCTCACCGGACACGCAGTTCTATCGGCAGGAAAAGGATACTCG ATCGCCATGGATAACGCTGTTTCGAGGCTGGTCAGCAatgctgagaagttacaggcgtcAGGTGATACAATGGGAGATCCATTCGAGATATCACGGTTACGAAGAGAAGACTTCCAGTCTCACGAGGGACGAGCAGAGGGTGACGATGTTTTGCAGGCCGAAAATAAGCCAAGCTCACAACTCGAGAGAGGCCATCAGGGCCCAGGTGCCTTCTTGATTATGACTTCTGGGTTGGACAAG CATGGGACTGCGTCGGAAAAACCGCTGAAGTACACTCACCTAGACGTTGCTGCAAGTGCAGGTGCTCTTCCCAGCCATTCTACTGGTGCGCCGATATTGGCACTAGCTAAACAGTTCTTGTTCGATTCTCTGGAAGACGAGTCAGACAACGGAGTCGACCCAAAGAGTCCTGAGAAATAA
- the LOC124416234 gene encoding small proline-rich protein 2H-like, translating into MYLCSQFPYSLPPAGTWINKWKYFQHGACSCSPLKYTHVDVAPHIPKPHDLPYSGNPVLALAYCYLIQGKCLTVRNDLPFEMQYVCEADCKPVCIPPCQPCAMPCDPCCTPYPPPRQCSQPEDGDRSPQHPYDSGSPAPCQPCDPCCQTPPPPPPGYGDQCPTAEQICVMEPVCRPNVKRNGLNSCA; encoded by the exons ATGTATTTGTGTTCGCAATTTCCTTACTCTTTGCCTCCTGCCGGAACAT GGATTAATAAGTGGAAATATTTCCAGCATGGTGCCTGTAGCTGTTCTCCCCTGAAATATACCCACGTCGACGTTGCTCCCCACATTCCGAAGCCACACGACCTTCCCTACAGCGGCAATCCAGTCCTGGCGCTTGCCTACTGCTACCTAATCCAAGGCAAGTGCCTGACCGTCAGAAACGATCTACCCTTCGAGATGCAGTACGTGTGCGAAGCTGACTGCAAGCCGGTCTGCATCCCCCCTTGTCAGCCGTGTGCCATGCCTTGTGACCCCTGCTGCACCCCCTATCCGCCTCCCCGTCAATGCTCTCAACCCGAGGACGGAGATCGATCTCCTCAGCATCCCTATGATTCTGGCTCTCCGGCACCATGTCAACCCTGTGATCCCTGCTGTCAGACACCTCCACCCCCGCCTCCAGGTTATGGAGACCAATGTCCAACTGCCGAACAGATTTGCGTGATGGAACCTGTGTGCAGGCCAAACGTCAAGCGGAATGGGCTCAACTCATGCGCTTAG